From Coturnix japonica isolate 7356 chromosome 1, Coturnix japonica 2.1, whole genome shotgun sequence, the proteins below share one genomic window:
- the DOP1B gene encoding protein dopey-2 isoform X1 — translation MDPEEQELLGDYRYRNYSSAIEKALRNFESSSEWADLISSLGKLNKALQSNLKYSLLPRRLIISKRLSQCLHPALPSGVHLKALETYEIIFKIIGTKWLAKDLFLYSSGLFPLLANAAMSVRPVLLGLYEKYFLPLQKSLLPGLQAFVIGLLPGLEEGSEIYDRTDALLVKLSLLMGKEVFYGALWGSVLVSPSIRLPASLFVVSHINREQSGKQQKYMLGTDYKLTIKSLCVSVLDSNVLVQRNTLEVILFFFPFDTALDYNENAILLRRADLVYVLSAATQTLLRRDMSLNRRLYAWLLGSDIKGGTFAPESTTSEDHAIYFFGKYSRDLLVESLAEILHQKFSESDTEEQHQAYLKPFRILISLLDKPEIGPQVVGDLFLEVIRAFYSYCKDALGSDLKLSYNQSGNVLASAIKENKNASEIVKTVNVLITSLSTDFLWDYMTKCFEDCFRKKSSQTRDPLENVSMPPTISELCTLLVFLLDVIPLELYSEVQTQYLPQMLSYMVQSLLENVEVLSLPELTHALKTCFKVLSKVQMPPSYLDIETGSRNGSPVKKENGDVTLETKSVLQEEDETPFPPLKSEDSGIGLSASSPELSQHLGVPTVTLERDDVWKKGGSIQKTLHCIQELVAKFSSKYIFGMQFQEANNESISAINLSGKEKKENGYRLSEGASKKKIAKQITVPQFKQMLSELFSVRGSPFKNKSSNLLSSDYNSDNKKEKEEDWDLEQVMLVLGPLKADCKEAFAAACHLLLDCTTFPVYLSEEEMEQLYISLFQFPGGCDASFPLWLKSLMTICCCVNDCYVQNVSIFTLLEVINHSQSLALVIEDRMKRYKVSGHNPFLGKLQMVTLPPIAPGVLKIISEKTDFYQRVACVLWNQLNKETREHHIACVELFYRLHCLAPSANICEDIICHALLDRDKGTRLEALFRFSVMWHLTREIQGSRVSSHNRSFDRSLFVVLDSLNCSDGAIGAAAQGWLIRALSLNDVARILEPVLLLLLHPKTQRTSIHYIKQKNSTEDIHDWLCKKKVSWKESGISESNSEENLPLSQFTAVDREAIWAEVEKDPEKLELKTEQSENDASCNPVTLHEADGDQDYSEHTESADTSTGHDTENTSSFSPSLELQEMSNEDNDSAAADGKESTNQAFLPESSKSSVALNLVRADSERTQASESLSSDEEVDLELQEITNSRLLKQQKEKQEMAEALFKHMLLYLQPYDSKRVLYAFSVLEAVLKTNPKEFVEAVASTSMDTSSTAHLNLIYNLLARHQEALVGQSFYGKLQTQSPTMCPHSLLIELLTYLCLSFLRSYYPCYLKVTHRDVLGNRDVQVKSVEVLIRMMTQLATMAKAAENKNVEFIRNLLGRCKIQEFVLLSLSASMYTSQKRYELLTVGGVNNIPEEDLFEESLINFGHDQIWSEHPLQIELLKLLQVLIVLEHHLGQTPEEQENQPDLSREWQQALNFQQAIGAMQYVYPHPITSQGLFVSAVVRGLQPEYGYGMHPTWVSLVTCSLPYFGKSLGWTVAPFVVQICKNLDELVKQYENEAVKISMKTSASLTSKRENVTPDYPLTLLEGLTTIGHFCLLDHPNQTKKSSCSAEPANLRNARNAILEELPRIINTMSLLWNVIKREDSQKRPTDFFGTTKGSSSVYFKATKTLRTKILDFLNPLTAQLGIQLMTAVAAVWNSKKPHRSQSKIKILPVASASQLILVDLICALNTLKTDTILHLVKEVVKKPSQIKGEEKSSLVDIPMLQFSYAFIQRLPAAALQENFQSLLGLLKESVQLNLAPPGHFLLLSTLNDFVTRTPTLENKKDQKDLQEVTQKILEAVGNVAGSSLEQTSWLSRNLEVKAQPQILPDEFNTEDVNDTSVAPSSMVSASAPSIYSVQALSLLAEVLASLLDMVYRSDEKEKAVPLISRLLYYVFPYLRNHSTYNIPSFRAGSQLLSSLSGYAYTKRAWKKEVLELYMDPAFFQMDTSCTHWRSIIDHLLTHEKTMFKDLMNMQSSALKLYPSFEQKAMLLKRQAFAVFSGEIDQYHLYLPLIQERLTENLRVGQTSLVAAQMFLLFRVLLLRISPQHLTSLWPIMVTELIQTFLQLEEELTEEDEPSKSNSKLSKQKVSGDGSGSDIQQNELSLYLSACKFLDTALSFPPDRMQLFQMYKWAFVPEVDTESSTVTSHLVENHQECRPHIIRIMDLLKIKYGERNNADEGISKRHRLPLLNFRSITSITQLMPFFKTLCCAFTTKGSEAQNSHSSSSLSVDYIGGNSVKILQQLEESVECDFLENMES, via the exons GCTCTTCAGAGTAACCTGAAGTATTCTCTATTGCCAAGACGTCTGATCATCAGTAAAAGATTATCTCAGTGTTTGCATCCAGCACTTCCTAGTGGAGTACATTTAAAGGCACTGGAAACCTatgaaataatctttaaaataattggGACAAAATGGCTTGCCAAGGACTTATTCTTATACAG ctctggtTTGTTTCCTCTGCTGGCAAATGCAGCAATGTCAGTGAGGCCTGTTCTCCTTGGTTTATATGAGAAatactttcttcctctccaaaaGTCCCTCCTGCCTGGTCTTCAAGCCTTTGTAATTGGACTGCTGCCTGGATTGGAAGAAGGGTCAGAAATCTATGACAG AACAGATGCTCTGCTTGTGAAGCTCTCCTTATTAATGGGCAAAGAAGTTTTCTATGGAGCACTCTGGGGCAGTGTTCTGGTCAGTCCGTCCATTAGGCTgcctgcttctctttttgttgtcaGTCATATCAACAGAGAGCAgtctggaaaacagcagaagtacATGCTTGGCACCGATTATAAGCTTACA ATCAAGTCTTTGTGTGTATCAGTACTGGATTCAAATGTCCTTGTGCAACGAAACACTCTCGAAgtgattcttttcttctttccatttgatACTGCTTTG GACTACAATGAAAATGCAATTCTACTGCGCAGGGCTGATCTGGTTTATGTTCTGTCAGCAGCTACACAGACACTGTTGAGGAGAGACATGTCACTCAATAGAAGATTATATGCATGGTTGCTAG GCTCTGATATTAAAGGGGGTACTTTTGCTCCAGAGTCAACAACTTCTGAAGAccatgctatttatttttttggaaaatACTCTAGAGATCTTTTAGTTGAG AGCTTGGCTGAAATTTTACATCAGAAGTTCTCTGAGTCTGATACAGAGGAACAGCATCAAGCTTATCTGAAACCTTTCCGCATCCTTATCAGTCTCCTTGATAAACCTGAAATTG GGCCACAGGTTGTTGGGGACCTCTTCCTTGAAGTTATTAGAGCCTTTTACTCCTACTGCAAGGATGCTCTTGGTTCTGATCTCAAACTTAGCTACAATCAAAGTGGCAATGTACTTGCAAG TGCAatcaaagagaacaaaaatgcttcagaaattgTCAAAACAGTCAATGTGTTGATTACATCCTTAAGCACAGACTTCCTTTGGGATTACATGACTAAATGTTTTGAAGACTGTTTCAG AAAGAAATCCTCTCAGACCAGAGATCCTCTTGAAAATGTTAGCATGCCTCCTACAATTTCAGAGCTCTGCACATTACTGGTGTTTCTTCTTGACGTGATTCCTTTG gaacTCTACTCTGAAGTGCAGACTCAGTATCTTCCCCAGATGCTCAGTTACATGGTGCAATCTCTCCTGGAAAATGTGGAGGTATTAAGTTTGCCAGAACTCACTCATGCCTTAAAGACATGTTTTAAGGTGCTTAGCAAAGTGCAAATGCCTCCTTCCTATTTGGACATTGAGACAGGAAGTAGAAATGGG aGCCCggtgaagaaggaaaatggggaTGTAACCTTGGAGACTaagtctgtgctgcaggaggaagacGAGACTCCATTCCCTCCCCTGAAGTCAGAAGACAGTGGCATTGGTCTAAGTGCTTCCTCCCCAGAGCTCTCTCAGCACTTAGGAGTGCCAACTGTAACACTGGAGAGAGATGATGTCTGGAAAAAAGGGGGGAGCATTCAGAAGACTTTGCATTGCATCCAAGAGCTGGTTGCCAAGTTTTCcagtaaatacatttttggGATGCAGTTTCAAGAAGCAAATAATGAAAGCATCTCAGCAATTAATCTgagtggaaaagagaaaaaagagaatggCTACAGATTATCTGAGGGTGCCAGCAAGAAAAAGATTGCAAAGCAAATCACGGTTCCTCAGTTTAAACAAATGCTTTCGGAATTGTTTTCAGTTCGAGGGTCACCATTCAAGAACAAGAGTTCtaatcttctttcttctgattACAATTctgataataaaaaagaaaaggaggaagactGGGACTTGGAACAAGTGATGCTTGTTTTGGGACCCCTTAAAGCTGACTGCAAGGAAGCTTTTGCTGCAGCTTGTCACCTTCTGTTGGATTGTACCACATTTCCAGTCTATCTTTCAGAGGAGGAAATGGAACAGTTGTATatctctttgtttcagtttcctG GAGGTTGTGATGCCAGCTTCCCTCTGTGGCTGAAGTCCTTAATGACAATATGCTGCTGTGTGAATGACTGCTATGTTCAGAACGTGTCCATCTTCACACTGCTGGAGGTGATCAACCATTCCCAGTCACTGGCGCTTGTGATAGAAGACCGAATGAAGCGGTACAAAGTCTCTGGCCACAACCCCTTCCTTGGAAAGCTGCAGATGGTCACACTTCCTCCCATTGCCCCTGGAGTTCTAAAGATCAtctcagagaaaacagatttctacCAG AGAGTAGCCTGCGTGCTCTGGAACCAGCTGAATAAAGAGACACGAGAACACCATATTGCCTGTGTGGAGCTATTCTATAGGCTGCATTGCCTGGCACCATCAGCAAATATCTGTGAAGACATTATATGCCACGCACTTTTGGATCGTGATAAA GGAACAAGGCTGGAAGCGCTGTTCAGATTCTCCGTCATGTGGCATCTGACCAGAGAGATCCAAGGCAGCAGAGTATCTTCTCACAATCGGTCCTTTGATag GTCTCTGTTTGTGGTACTGGACAGTCTCAATTGTTCAGATGGTGCAAttggtgctgcagcacagggctggctgaTCCGTGCTCTTTCACTTAATGATGTTGCACGGATTCTTGAAccagtcctgctgctgttgcttcatCCAAAGACACAACGCACGTCCATCCACTacatcaaacagaaaaattcaaCAG aagacatACATGATTGGCTTTGCAAGAAAAAGGTCTCCTGGAAAGAATCTGGTATCTCTGAGAGCAATTCTGAGGAAAACCTCCCATTGAGTCAGTTTACTGCTGTGGACAGAGAAGCTATTTGGGCAGAAGTGGAAAAAGATCCAGAGAAGCTGGAGTTAAAAACCGAACAGTCTGAAAATGATGCCTCTTGTAATCCTGTAACTTTGCATGAGGCAGATGGTGACCAGGATTATAGTGAACACACAGAATCAGCGGACACCAGCACGGGCCATGACACTGAAAATAcatcctctttttctccttctctggagctGCAAGAAATGAGCAATGAGGACAatgacagtgctgcagctgatggCAAAGAGAGCACAAACCAAGCATTCCTTCCTGAAAGCTCCAAATCTAGTGTAGCACTAAACCTTGTGCGTGCTGACTCTGAAAGGACTCAAGCTTCAGAATCTCTGTCAAGTGATGAAGAGGTTGACTTGGAGCTCCAGGAAATTACAAACTCTAGGTTGCtcaagcagcagaaggaaaaacaggagatGGCTGAGGCTCTGTTCAAACATATGCTGTTATATTTGCAACCCTATGATTCCAAGAGGGTACTGTACgctttttctgttctggagGCAGTACTTAAAACGAACCCTAAAGAATTTGTTGAAGCTGTAGCTAGTACTAGCATGGATACCAGCTCCACTGCACATTTGAATCTCATTTACAATCTCTTAGCTCGTCACCAGGAAGCTCTTGTAGGACAGAGCTTTTATGGTAAGCTTCAGACTCAGTCCCCAACCATGTGTCCCCATTCTCTCCTAATAGAATTGCTCACTTATCTCTGCCTCAGTTTTCTGCGCTCATATTATCCATGCTACTTGAAGGTTACACACAGAGACGTGCTTGGCAACAGAGATGTCCAGGTAAAAAGTGTGGAAGTCTTGATTAGGATGATGACCCAACTGGCTACCAtggcaaaagcagcagagaataaGAATGTAGAATTCATACGGAACTTGCTAGGAAGATGCAAAATTCAGGagtttgttcttctttccttatCTGCATCTATGTACACAAGTCAGAAACGGTATGAACTGCTTACGGTAGGTGGAGTTAATAACATTCCAGAAGAAGATCTTTTTGAAGAGAGCCTAATCAATTTTGGACATGATCAAATATGGAGTGAACACCCGCTCCAGATTGAGTTGCTGAAGCTCTTGCAAGTATTGATTGTCTTGGAGCACCATCTTGGACAGACTCCAGAGGAGCAGGAGAATCAGCCAGACCTCTCCAGGGAATGGCAGCAGGCTCTTAATTTCCAGCAGGCTATTGGTGCAATGCAGTATGTCTATCCACACCCAATAACGTCACAGGGATTATTTGTCTCTGCTGTTGTTAGAGGTTTACAACCAGAGTATGGTTATGGGATGCATCCTACTTGGGTAAGCTTAGTCACGTGTTCGCTGCCTTATTTTGGGAAGTCTTTAGGTTGGACTGTGGCACCATTTGTTGTACAGATTTGTAAAAACCTGGATGAGCTTGTCAAACAGTAcgaaaatgaagctgtgaagatATCTATGAAAACATCTGCAAG ctTAACCTCTAAAAGAGAGAATGTTACACCTGATTACCCACTAACCCTTTTGGAAGGTCTGACAACTATTGGTCACTTTTGCCTCCTGGATCACCCTAATCAAACTAAAAAG TCATCGTGTTCAGCTGAGCCTGCAAACTTGAGAAATGCTAGGAATGCCATTTTGGAAGAGTTGCCTCGTATTATTAATACCATGTCCCTTCTTTGGAACGTTATAAAAAGGGAAGACTCGCAAAAACGACCAACTGACTTCTTTGGAACTACTAAAGGCTCTTCCTCTGTCTACTTTAAAGCAACCAAA ACGTTAAGAACTAAAATACTGGACTTCTTGAATCCATTGACAGCACAACTTGGAATCCAGTTGATGACAGCAGTTGCAGCAGTATGGAATAGCAAGAAACCTCACAGGAgtcaaagtaaaataaag ATTCTTCCAGTGGCTAGTGCATCCCAGCTTATTCTTGTGGACTTAATATGTGCACTTAACACACTGAAAACTGATACTATTTTACATCTAGTCAAAGAAGTGGTCAAGAAGCCATCACAAATCAAGGGTGAAGAG aaatcCTCTCTTGTAGATATCCCGATGTTGCAGTTCAGTTATGCTTTCATTCAAAG atTGCCTGCTGCAGCCTTACAGGAGAACTTCCAGTCCCTGTTAGGACTTCTGAAGGAGTCTGTTCAGTTGAACCTGGCTCCTCCTGGACACTTTCTGCTTCTCAG TACTCTGAATGACTTTGTGACTAGGACACCTactctagaaaacaaaaaagaccaaaaagaCTTGCAG GAAGTGACCCAAAAAATCTTGGAGGCTGTAGGGAATGTTGCTGGTTCTTCTTTGGAACAGACTAGTTGGCTGAGCCGGAACTTAGAAGTGAAAGCTCAGCCTCAGATTTTGCCAGATGAGTTCAACACTGAAGATGTGAATG ATACTTCAGTGGCACCGTCATCAATGgtttctgcttctgctccttcAATATACAGTGTCCAAGCTCTTTCACTCCTTGCAGAA gttCTTGCTTCACTTTTGGACATGGTTTACCGAagtgatgagaaagaaaaagctgtgccATTGATTTCCCGTTTACTATATTATGTATTTCCTTATCTACGCAACCACAG TACCTACAACATTCCTAGTTTCCGTGCTGGTTCTCAGTTGCTCAGCTCATTAAGTGGATACGCCTATACCAAGCGAGCAtggaaaaaagaagttcttGAGTTGTATATGGATCCGGCTTTTTTCCAGATGGACACTTCATGCACTCA TTGGAGATCCATTATTGATCACCTTCTGACGCATGAGAAAACTATGTTTAAAGACTTGATGA ATATGCAGAGCAGCGCCTTAAAACTCTATCCAAGTTTTGAACAAAAAGCAATGTTGTTAAAGCGGCAAGCTTTCGCTGTCTTCAGTGGAGAAATTGATCAGTATCATCTCTATCTTCCCTTAATACAGG AACGACTGACTGAAAACCTCCGTGTTGGGCAGACTAGTTTAGTTGCCGCACAGATGTTCCTCCTCTTCAGAGTTCTATTGCTAAGGATTTCTCCTCAGCATCTAACCTCCTTGTGGCCAATTATGGTAACTGAATTG attCAGACGTTTCTACAACTGGAAGAAGAATTAACTGAGGAAGATGAACCATCAAA AAGCAACAGCAAGTTAAGCAAACAGAAAGTCTCAGGTGATGGCAGTGGGTCTGACATCCAGCAGAATGAGCTGTCTTTGTACTTATCTGCTTGCAAGTTTTTAGACACAGCACTTTCATTTCCACCTGATAGGATGCAGTTGTTCCAAAT